TTGTGAAGCTGGAAGCGAATCTTCTTGCCGATGTTCTTCTTGCGGTCTTTCGATTCCCCCTCGATCTCCCATTTTTCGACGTGCAGGGAGGTGCTGTGGGCGCCTGTGTCGACCCGGGCCAAGAAGGGGATTCCGGTCTCTGCCTCGACGACGACCGCGGTGGCTCCGATGAGCCGCTTGCCGTCGACGACGTCTCCCGCAGCCGGCTTTTGCGGCTGAACCTTGGCGCCGGCTGTCCCAGGACGCAGGCCTCCCCCGAGGATCGCCAGCGTCGCCACGAGGCAAAGACTCGCGGCCGCCGGGGCCGCTTTCCGCAGGGCCTTTCCCGCCCGATTGTTCCCAACCGCCAGAATTTGCACGTCGATCCCTTTTTTCCAATTTGTCAGGTTTCTACGATTTGGCTAATGATCAAACTCGATCGGCTCCCCGGGAGCAGCCACTTGCGGCTCGAAGGGGCGAATTGCGGCAATCTGCGGCTGACCCCCGGGAAGGGCCGAACAACCGGCCCCAGGCCCCCAAATCGCGGCATTGAATCCAAACAATCCCCTTTGCGCAACGTATACTCTCTCAACATTTTGCCGTTTGACGCGCACCGTCGTCAAACGAGTCTCGGCTTTTTCTTGGTACGTCTGAAATGGGCGCCCGTTCGCTGAGTAATCTCGCTGCGATTGCATTTCTCGTCCTGGGGGTGCTGGCCATCGGTCTGCGCTTCCGGTCCCGCGAGGCGATCCAGGAGGCTGAAACCGACAGCCGGTGGCGGGTCACCTACAACTACGAGCTCGAACCGAGCGGCGACTTGACCGGCGAGGCCCTCGTCTGCATCGGGCTGCCGCTGGAGACCCCTTTCGCGAAGATCGTCACCCAAGAGTTCACCCACCCGGATCTCAAGGCGAAACGGGCCGATCCGCTTGCCTCGGGGACCCGGGAATTGCGAGCCGTCGCTATGCACGGCGGCAAATACCCGCTGACGGCCGAGTTCGAGATTGAACTTAGCCCGAAGACGGGGGGGTGGAGCCCGTCGATGCCCAAGGAACTGCTCACGACCAACCGCCGGGTTTTGTACCTGAAAGACGAGGACATGCTTCCCAAGAGCAGTCCGACCGTCCAACGCGAGATCCGCAAGATTCCCCGCAACGTGACGACCGAAAGCGAGAAGCTGCAGTGGCTGTTCGAAGTCTGCTCGCGCGACTTGCGCGGGATCAGCGGCGCCGACGATCCGCTGGCCGACGAAGTGCCGCAGGTGCTCCACGAGAGCAAGCGGGCGGCCACGCCGTTGGGCCGAGCCCGGACGTTCGTCACGTTGTGTCGCGCCGCGGGGATTCCGGCTCGGCTGGTGACCGGTTTTGAGTTGCGGCAGGCTCGCGACGCCCAGCCGCACGTCTGGACCGAGGTCTACACCGGCAAGCGTTGGGTTCCGTTCGATCCCGAGTTCGGCTATGCCAGGCGGATGCCGATCAACTTCTTTCCGGTTCGTCGCGGCGGGGCGCCGCAGGTGTGGCGAATTCCGGCCAATTCGGCGATGCAAGGCGTACTGGCCCGGTACGCCATCGAGCGGATGGGCCCTCCCGAGTCGCTGCTGCATAGCGAGATCCCGCACCCGGTGCAGATTCTCGATCTGACCCGCCTGCCGCTGGAAATGCACCAGGCGATGTCGTTGATTCTGCTGCTGCCGTTCGGGGCCGTCATCACGGCCGTGTTCCGCAACATTATCGGCCTCAAGACGTTCGGCACGTTCGCCCCCGCGCTGTTGGCGATGAGCTTCATCTACGCCGACTGGGGGACCGGCATCTTGATCCTGGCGGTCGTGTTGACCGCGGGGTTCACCAGTCGGCGCTGGCTTGAGCGACTGCGGTTGTTGATGGTGCCGCGGCTGAGCATTGTGCTGACGACGATCATCCTGTTCATCATGTTCGGGGTGTCGCTCTTGGACTATCTCAACCTGACCCCCAGCGCCCAGGCGGTGCTGCTGCCGATGGTGATCTTGACGACGCTGACCGAGCGGTTCTTCGTGACCAGCGAGGAAGACGGCCCTGCGTTCGCGATGAAGCTGGCGCTGGGGACGCTCGTCGTCGCCTCGATCTGCTATGCGATTCTCGCCTGGGACGCGGTCGGCCAGTGGATCCTCGCCTATCCCGAGGCCCATTTCGTCACGATTGCGGTGTTGATGTACATCGGACGATACACCGGCTATCGATTGAGCGAGCTCGTGCGGTTCCGCGACTTCGTCAAGGGCCAGGAGGGCTAGCCACCGTGAGCGGCAACTCCAACAAGTGGTTCGTTTGGCCCGACGAACTGCGTCGGCGCGGGATCCTGGGGATCAACCAGCGCAACGTCGATTACATCGGCGCGCTCAATCCTCGGCTCCTCTACCCGCGCGTCGACAACAAACTGATCACCAAGCAAGTCTGTCAGGCCCACGGCATTCCCGTCCCGGACACCTACTTCGTTCTCGATACGCAGTCCGACGTCACCAATTTCATGGAGACGCTGGGAGACCGCTCCGACTTCGTCTGCAAGCCGGCCCGCGGTTCCGGGGGACGCGGCATCGTCGTCATCAGCCAGCGCCGCGGCAACGATTTTTTCACGCCCGGCGGACGGCTCGTCACCGCCGGCGAACTGCGCTATCACCTCTCGACCACCATGTCGGGCTTGTATTCGCTCGGGGGACAAGTCGACGAGGTGATCGTCGAGCAGCGGATCGTGAATCACCCCGCTCTCACTGAAATCGTCGTCGGCGGAACCCCCGACATCCGCGTCATCACCCTCCGCGGCGTGCCGGTCATGGCGATGACGCGCCTGCCGACCGAGGCCTCCCACGGCAAAGCGAATCTCCACCAGGGCGCCGTCGCCGCAGCGGTCGATCTGATGACCGGCCGCACCTTCGGCGGCGTCTGTCGCGATCGCACCGTCGAGCGTCACCCGGACACCGGAGCGTCGATCATCGGCATCGAGATTCCGGAATGGAAGCGGCTCATCAGCGCCGCAATGCGGCTGAGCGACGCCCTGGAGATGGGCTACGTGGGGGTCGATTTCGTGATCGACGTCGCCGCGGGGCCGGTCGTGCTCGAAGCGAACGCCCGGCCCGGCTTGGCGATCCAGCTCGCGCACCGCGAGGGGCTTGTCCCGCGGCTCAAGTTCGTCGAGGAATTGCTCGCAGCCGGCGCTTCGCACGAAGACCGCTGGAAAATCATCGAGAAGCTCTGCGAGCGGTTCGGCAGGCATGCGCCGCGGGGTGAGCCGGAGCGTTCCTGAAGCTTTCGCGACGCCCCCGCGCGGCGAACCCGCCGAATCTCTCGACGCTCCTGGCGATTTCAAAGCCCAGCCGCGGGCCGATATTGCAATCGCGCACGCGAATTCAGCGATGCCGGCAAAAACGGGGCCGCAGACGACGCGCCCCATTCTGTCGCGGGACGAGCGGGCTACAATGCGGGTTTTCGCAACTCGCCATCCCGATCGCCCGTCGCGCAAGGAGCCTTCCCCCGTGCCCGCTGCTTTTCCTGAAATCTCGTCGATTCCGTTCGAAGGCCCCGCGAGTCGCAACCCGCTCGCCTTCCGCTACTACAACCCCGACGAGGTCGTCGAGGGGAAGACGATGCGCGACCACCTGCGGTTCAGCGTCGTGTACTGGCACACCTTCCGCGGGACGGGAAGCGACCCCTTTGGCCCGGGCACGATGGTTCGCCCCTGGGAGGACGGGACCGATTCGGTGGCCAACGCCCAGAACCGCGCCCGCGTGGCGTTCGAGTTCATCGAGAAGCTTGGCGCACCGTACTACGCCTTTCACGACCGCGACGTCGCCCCGGAGGGGAAGACGCTCAGCGAGTCGAACGCCAATCTCGACGCGGTCGTAAAGGTGCTCAAGGACGAGCAACAGCGAACCGGCGTCAAGCTGTTGTGGGGCACC
The window above is part of the Pirellulales bacterium genome. Proteins encoded here:
- a CDS encoding alpha-L-glutamate ligase-like protein, producing MSGNSNKWFVWPDELRRRGILGINQRNVDYIGALNPRLLYPRVDNKLITKQVCQAHGIPVPDTYFVLDTQSDVTNFMETLGDRSDFVCKPARGSGGRGIVVISQRRGNDFFTPGGRLVTAGELRYHLSTTMSGLYSLGGQVDEVIVEQRIVNHPALTEIVVGGTPDIRVITLRGVPVMAMTRLPTEASHGKANLHQGAVAAAVDLMTGRTFGGVCRDRTVERHPDTGASIIGIEIPEWKRLISAAMRLSDALEMGYVGVDFVIDVAAGPVVLEANARPGLAIQLAHREGLVPRLKFVEELLAAGASHEDRWKIIEKLCERFGRHAPRGEPERS
- a CDS encoding RimK/LysX family protein yields the protein MQILAVGNNRAGKALRKAAPAAASLCLVATLAILGGGLRPGTAGAKVQPQKPAAGDVVDGKRLIGATAVVVEAETGIPFLARVDTGAHSTSLHVEKWEIEGESKDRKKNIGKKIRFQLHNGKKHAAWVTGKIVSTVRVKTSVDHESRYKVEVRLRVGDFEKECLVTLNDRSHMTYPALLGRNFLYNDFLVDVSLDEAIAEDAAVAADGEEIETHDETEDHEEAAEG